From one Rhodamnia argentea isolate NSW1041297 chromosome 1, ASM2092103v1, whole genome shotgun sequence genomic stretch:
- the LOC115739026 gene encoding uncharacterized protein LOC115739026 isoform X1, producing the protein MVANFNNDGQLPQKGYTENNSATFQSTGNPCLDFFFHVVPDTPPESLTRRLESAWAHDPLTALKLVCNLRGVRGTGKSDKEGFHAAARWLFKNHPRTLACNAGALAGFGYFKDLPEILYRLLEGPDIRARQKCEWLQRKGPKIVRWRLQSRLRCRNQSRRKKGRKTLRAAPQEVRVANAAAHDQELKQKASELRKKRRIAMAGKLLERYKCDGDFRFLHDAVSRHFAHCLTADLEFLKSGEINKISLAAKWCPSLDSSFDLATLLCESIAKRVFPQDRFPEYEGLEEAHYVYRVRDRLRKKALVPLRRVLELPEVYMSAGQWGDIPYNRVASVAMKLNKNKFLKHDGERFQSYLADVKSGKATMAAGALLPHEIVASLEDPDGGEVAELQWKRMVEDLSKEGKLESCIAVCDVSGSMSGTPMDVSVALGLLVSELSREPWKGKVITFSERPQLHAIQGNCLRSKTEFIRRMECGMNTDFQRVFDRILEVATAGKLSAEEMVKKVFVFSDMEFDQASSKPRGMYYWGNPYPWQPYYEASSSNPSPWQPYYGASSSDPWETDYEVITRKFREHGYGAAVPQIVFWNLRDSSSTPVVAKQVGVALVSGFSKNLMKVFLDDEGVISPEALMEAAISGEEYRDLVVVD; encoded by the coding sequence ATGGTTGCCAACTTCAATAACGACGGCCAATTGCCTCAGAAGGGCTACACAGAGAACAACTCGGCCACGTTCCAGTCCACCGGCAACCCATGCCTCGACTTCTTCTTCCACGTGGTCCCTGACACCCCGCCCGAGTCCCTGACCCGGAGGCTCGAGTCAGCCTGGGCCCACGACCCGCTTACCGCCCTCAAGCTCGTGTGCAACCTCCGGGGCGTGCGCGGGACCGGGAAGTCGGACAAGGAAGGGTTCCACGCAGCGGCCAGGTGGCTATTCAAGAACCACCCCCGCACCCTGGCCTGCAACGCTGGGGccctcgcggggttcgggtacTTCAAGGACTTGCCAGAGATCCTCTACCGCCTCCTCGAGGGCCCTGACATCAGGGCAAGGCAGAAGTGCGAGTGGCTACAGCGGAAAGGCCCCAAAATTGTTAGGTGGCGATTGCAATCGCGACTTAGATGCCGCAATCAGTCCAGAAGAAAGAAGGGGAGAAAGACGTTGAGGGCAGCGCCCCAGGAAGTGAGGGTTGCAAACGCGGCAGCGCATGACCAGGAGCTGAAGCAGAAGGCAAGCGagctgaggaagaagaggaggatcGCCATGGCAGGGAAGCTCCTGGAGCGGTACAAGTGCGATGGGGACTTCCGGTTCCTCCACGATGCAGTGTCTAGGCACTTTGCGCATTGCCTGACGGCTGACCTGGAGTTTCTGAAATCCGGGGAGATCAACAAGATCAGCCTCGCAGCCAAGTGGTGCCCATCGCTCGACTCGTCCTTCGACCTCGCTACACTGCTCTGTGAGAGCATTGCGAAGCGGGTCTTCCCGCAGGACCGGTTTCCTGAGTATGAGGGGCTCGAGGAGGCGCATTACGTGTACAGGGTCCGGGACCGGCTCCGGAAGAAAGCCCTCGTCCCACTCCGGAGGGTCCTGGAGTTGCCGGAGGTGTACATGAGTGCGGGGCAGTGGGGTGACATTCCATACAACCGGGTGGCCTCCGTGGCCATGAAACTCAACAAGAACAAGTTCCTGAAGCATGATGGCGAGCGGTTCCAGAGCTACCTGGCCGACGTGAAGTCTGGCAAAGCCACGATGGCCGCTGGCGCACTGCTCCCTCACGAGATTGTAGCCTCACTTGAGGACCCCGACGGGGGCGAGGTCGCGGAGCTCCAGTGGAAGCGGATGGTGGAGGATCTATCCAAGGAGGGGAAGTTGGAGAGTTGCATCGCTGTGTGCGACGTCTCAGGGAGCATGTCAGGTACGCCGATGGATGTGTCGGTGGCGCTCGGGCTGTTGGTGTCAGAGCTCAGCCGAGAGCCATGGAAGGGTAAGGTGATCACATTCAGCGAGCGCCCTCAGCTCCACGCAATACAAGGCAACTGCTTGCGCTCCAAGACCGAATTCATCCGGAGGATGGAATGTGGTATGAACACCGACTTCCAGAGAGTGTTCGATAGGATACTTGAGGTGGCCACCGCGGGGAAACTGAGTGCGGAGGAGATGGTCAAAAAGGTGTTTGTGTTCAGCGACATGGAGTTCGACCAGGCGTCCTCGAAACCGAGGGGAATGTACTACTGGGGGAACCCGTACCCGTGGCAACCGTACTACGAGGCGTCCTCCTCGAACCCGAGCCCGTGGCAACCGTACTACGGGGCGTCCTCCTCGGACCCATGGGAAACAGACTACGAGGTGATCACGAGGAAGTTCAGAGAGCACGGTTATGGGGCGGCGGTGCCGCAGATCGTGTTCTGGAACCTGAGGGACTCGAGCTCGACCCCGGTGGTGGCGAAGCAGGTGGGGGTGGCGCTGGTTAGCGGGTTCTCGAAGAACCTGATGAAGGTTTTCCTGGACGACGAGGGGGTCATAAGCCCCGAAGCCCTCATGGAGGCCGCCATCTCAGGGGAGGAGTACCGGGATCTCGTGgtggttgattga
- the LOC115739004 gene encoding uncharacterized protein LOC115739004, with translation MGCTASVCMVGTRRKKLSIPEIAVFVPSMRVPVQSNLQRALKGLVPRYLVDRLSALRNQILLLAEDTDGSAANELKRPLEEYLSLVIGLTKKEHGLVESVEFKWKNLCDGWQESSMANSWLELLSIIHMMAMVALFEADSLMIPKDCPGSEVRTVSADCKRNAVDLLLKASGYLDFCIREVLIHIPPGLKDRLPIDLQDGVLEATYIQALGQGTEIQLGLAVESQTASLSVKRRLACEQLTYFSQAYTCLSECDLSNGYGKKQLLFIKWKYLEAKAASYYYHGQIVDKANEPSCHVSAFFCFLAAEELLAESKKACLSFCLAVPVSRIPPLWGVMKYLYQKIPEVVSRKSQTYGYLLEQEKALQTLPDLPEFQLSLRPDDYELPEIDPVWDCGKWEIESQTLKEHLKDYEDEIES, from the exons ATGGGTTGCACTGCTTCTGTTTGCATGGTTGGGACGAGGAGGAAGAAGTTGAGCATCCCGGAAATCGCCGTGTTCGTCCCTTCGATGCGAGTGCCGGTCCAATCCAATCTTCAGAGGGCTCTCAAAGGACTGGTCCCCCGGTATCTCGTCGATAGGTTGTCAGCGCTGCGGAATCAGATACTGTTACTAGCAGAGGACACTG ATGGATCGGCCGCCAATGAATTGAAACGACCTCTAGAGGAATACTTGTCTCTTGTCATTGGGCTGACAAAGAAAG AACACGGTCTCGTTGAGTCGGTGGAATTTAAGTGGAAAAACCTTTGCGATGGATGGCAA GAATCCTCCATGGCGAACTCCTGGTTAGAATTGCTGTCCATCATTCACATGATGGCCATGGTGGCACTATTCGAGGCGGATTCGCTGATGATCCCCAAGGATTGTCCTGGCTCTGAAGTGAGGACTGTTTCTGCAG aTTGCAAGAGGAATGCTGTCGACTTGTTACTGAAGGCGTCTGGGTACTTGGACTTTTGCATCCGGGAGGTACTAATACACATCCCGCCCGGGCTAAA GGATAGATTGCCAATAGATTTGCAGGACGGTGTACTGGAGGCTACATACATTCAAGCTCTAGGCCAG GGAACTGAAATACAACTGGGATTGGCTGTTGAGAGCCAAACAGCCAGCTTGTCGGTCAAGAGGAGGTTGGCGTGCGAGCAATTAACCTATTTTAGCCAG GCTTATACCTGCTTGTCCGAGTGTGATCTGAGTAACGGCTATGGAAAGAAGCAACTGCTGTTCATCAAGTGGAAATACCTCGAAGCAAAG GCCGCCTCTTACTACTACCATGGACAAATCGTTGATAAGGCAAACGAACCGTCCTGTCATGTTAgcgcctttttttgttttctggcCGCTGAAGAACTCCTAGCAGAAAGCAAGAAAGCATGCCTAAGCTTTTGCCTTGCAGTTCCCGTCTCTAG GATCCCTCCGCTCTGGGGTGTAATGAAGTACTTATATCAGAAGATTCCCGAAGTCGTGTCGAGGAAATCACAAACGTATGGATACCTTTTAGAACAAGAAAA GGCCCTGCAGACTCTGCCGGACCTGCCCGAGTTTCAGTTGTCTTTGAGACCTGACGACTACGAACTACCCGAGATCGATCCCGTGTGGGACTGTGGAAAGTGGGAGATCGAAAGCCAGACCCTCAAAGAACACCTCAAGGATTATGAAGACGAGATCGAATCTTGA
- the LOC115739026 gene encoding uncharacterized protein LOC115739026 isoform X2 has translation MVANFNNDGQLPQKGYTENNSATFQSTGNPCLDFFFHVVPDTPPESLTRRLESAWAHDPLTALKLVCNLRGVRGTGKSDKEGFHAAARWLFKNHPRTLACNAGALAGFGYFKDLPEILYRLLEGPDIRARQKCEWLQRKGPKIVRWRLQSRLRCRNQSRRKKGRKTLRAAPQEVRVANAAAHDQELKQKASELRKKRRIAMAGKLLERYKCDGDFRFLHDAVSRHFAHCLTADLEFLKSGEINKISLAAKWCPSLDSSFDLATLLCESIAKRVFPQDRFPEYEGLEEAHYVYRVRDRLRKKALVPLRRVLELPEVYMSAGQWGDIPYNRVASVAMKLNKNKFLKHDGERFQSYLADVKSGKATMAAGALLPHEIVASLEDPDGGEVAELQWKRMVEDLSKEGKLESCIAVCDVSGSMSGTPMDVSVALGLLVSELSREPWKGKVITFSERPQLHAIQGNCLRSKTEFIRRMECGMNTDFQRVFDRILEVATAGKLSAEEMVKKVFVFSDMEFDQASSSNPSPWQPYYGASSSDPWETDYEVITRKFREHGYGAAVPQIVFWNLRDSSSTPVVAKQVGVALVSGFSKNLMKVFLDDEGVISPEALMEAAISGEEYRDLVVVD, from the exons ATGGTTGCCAACTTCAATAACGACGGCCAATTGCCTCAGAAGGGCTACACAGAGAACAACTCGGCCACGTTCCAGTCCACCGGCAACCCATGCCTCGACTTCTTCTTCCACGTGGTCCCTGACACCCCGCCCGAGTCCCTGACCCGGAGGCTCGAGTCAGCCTGGGCCCACGACCCGCTTACCGCCCTCAAGCTCGTGTGCAACCTCCGGGGCGTGCGCGGGACCGGGAAGTCGGACAAGGAAGGGTTCCACGCAGCGGCCAGGTGGCTATTCAAGAACCACCCCCGCACCCTGGCCTGCAACGCTGGGGccctcgcggggttcgggtacTTCAAGGACTTGCCAGAGATCCTCTACCGCCTCCTCGAGGGCCCTGACATCAGGGCAAGGCAGAAGTGCGAGTGGCTACAGCGGAAAGGCCCCAAAATTGTTAGGTGGCGATTGCAATCGCGACTTAGATGCCGCAATCAGTCCAGAAGAAAGAAGGGGAGAAAGACGTTGAGGGCAGCGCCCCAGGAAGTGAGGGTTGCAAACGCGGCAGCGCATGACCAGGAGCTGAAGCAGAAGGCAAGCGagctgaggaagaagaggaggatcGCCATGGCAGGGAAGCTCCTGGAGCGGTACAAGTGCGATGGGGACTTCCGGTTCCTCCACGATGCAGTGTCTAGGCACTTTGCGCATTGCCTGACGGCTGACCTGGAGTTTCTGAAATCCGGGGAGATCAACAAGATCAGCCTCGCAGCCAAGTGGTGCCCATCGCTCGACTCGTCCTTCGACCTCGCTACACTGCTCTGTGAGAGCATTGCGAAGCGGGTCTTCCCGCAGGACCGGTTTCCTGAGTATGAGGGGCTCGAGGAGGCGCATTACGTGTACAGGGTCCGGGACCGGCTCCGGAAGAAAGCCCTCGTCCCACTCCGGAGGGTCCTGGAGTTGCCGGAGGTGTACATGAGTGCGGGGCAGTGGGGTGACATTCCATACAACCGGGTGGCCTCCGTGGCCATGAAACTCAACAAGAACAAGTTCCTGAAGCATGATGGCGAGCGGTTCCAGAGCTACCTGGCCGACGTGAAGTCTGGCAAAGCCACGATGGCCGCTGGCGCACTGCTCCCTCACGAGATTGTAGCCTCACTTGAGGACCCCGACGGGGGCGAGGTCGCGGAGCTCCAGTGGAAGCGGATGGTGGAGGATCTATCCAAGGAGGGGAAGTTGGAGAGTTGCATCGCTGTGTGCGACGTCTCAGGGAGCATGTCAGGTACGCCGATGGATGTGTCGGTGGCGCTCGGGCTGTTGGTGTCAGAGCTCAGCCGAGAGCCATGGAAGGGTAAGGTGATCACATTCAGCGAGCGCCCTCAGCTCCACGCAATACAAGGCAACTGCTTGCGCTCCAAGACCGAATTCATCCGGAGGATGGAATGTGGTATGAACACCGACTTCCAGAGAGTGTTCGATAGGATACTTGAGGTGGCCACCGCGGGGAAACTGAGTGCGGAGGAGATGGTCAAAAAGGTGTTTGTGTTCAGCGACATGGAGTTCGACCAG GCGTCCTCCTCGAACCCGAGCCCGTGGCAACCGTACTACGGGGCGTCCTCCTCGGACCCATGGGAAACAGACTACGAGGTGATCACGAGGAAGTTCAGAGAGCACGGTTATGGGGCGGCGGTGCCGCAGATCGTGTTCTGGAACCTGAGGGACTCGAGCTCGACCCCGGTGGTGGCGAAGCAGGTGGGGGTGGCGCTGGTTAGCGGGTTCTCGAAGAACCTGATGAAGGTTTTCCTGGACGACGAGGGGGTCATAAGCCCCGAAGCCCTCATGGAGGCCGCCATCTCAGGGGAGGAGTACCGGGATCTCGTGgtggttgattga